In one window of Aerosakkonema funiforme FACHB-1375 DNA:
- a CDS encoding NotI family restriction endonuclease yields the protein MTKVTELYGHPTNQSLSWSEIVSGQTCPFLARKCLKNRKSEPDITIGTCSVSYGRESRNIIICPFRLLERSQIFIDCLHLLTLHQPGNELRIVPEISVPGGSIDYCLASVRLGKVIDFIGIELQTLDTTGTVWPERQRFLQNHGLPVRDVDVASAKGFGMNWKMTAKTILMQLHHKIHTFEHLSKHLVLVVQDCLIDYMKREFSFEHIQAPRLGDPMHFHSYELLSQTSGYRIQLTERWSTDANGIAQCLGLQTSPRVELEAMLRQIEEKLPQSTLLSVGLPLPVSTHEDVADDS from the coding sequence ATGACTAAAGTTACTGAATTGTACGGACATCCTACTAACCAATCACTTTCTTGGAGTGAGATTGTATCTGGTCAAACCTGTCCATTTTTAGCTCGCAAATGCCTCAAAAATCGGAAAAGTGAGCCTGATATTACTATTGGCACCTGCTCCGTCTCTTATGGGAGAGAATCGCGAAACATCATCATTTGCCCCTTTCGACTTCTTGAACGCAGCCAAATCTTTATTGATTGTCTTCATTTATTGACACTACATCAACCCGGTAATGAACTTCGGATTGTTCCTGAAATTTCAGTGCCTGGAGGTAGCATTGATTACTGCCTTGCATCTGTACGTTTGGGAAAAGTTATTGATTTTATTGGCATAGAATTGCAAACGCTCGACACCACTGGTACAGTCTGGCCTGAACGACAACGCTTTCTTCAAAATCATGGTTTGCCCGTAAGAGATGTAGATGTTGCATCGGCAAAAGGCTTTGGTATGAACTGGAAAATGACTGCGAAGACAATCTTGATGCAACTCCACCATAAAATTCACACATTTGAACATCTCAGCAAACATCTTGTTCTAGTAGTTCAAGATTGCCTTATTGATTACATGAAACGGGAATTCTCCTTTGAGCATATTCAAGCTCCCCGTCTCGGAGACCCCATGCACTTTCACTCTTACGAACTGCTTTCCCAAACTTCAGGCTATCGCATTCAACTTACTGAACGGTGGAGTACCGACGCAAATGGTATTGCACAGTGTCTTGGTTTACAAACCAGCCCAAGAGTGGAACTTGAGGCAATGTTGAGACAAATTGAGGAGAAACTACCACAAAGTACTTTGCTGTCTGTAGGACTACCCCTACCAGTTTCTACACATGAGGAT
- a CDS encoding DNA-methyltransferase — MTEENEPLKALGAVKDYLTSSDRIPLFLQGDTYGLLKLFPSDSIDCVITSPPYWGQRAYINGGIGLEGKWEDYINTLLAIFSELKRILKPTGSFWLNIGDAYQRKSLIGIPWRVALAMTDRQGWLLRNNVIWNKVKGSPDNAKDKLRNIYEPVFHFVKTNRYFYDVDAIRSKPRQAKVVNGSVVSATGVSGIRYRRQIELSTALNESERTNALKALNEVLEEVRVGKISDFRMIIRGQQRTTHSDSARVSGRARELAERGFYFLRYHPNGSKPGDVWDIIPEDTQKRTLHFAPYPEDLCKIPILATCPKDGVVLDPFMGTGTTNLVAFQLERRSIGIDISDEYIAVARERCGLLL, encoded by the coding sequence ATGACCGAGGAGAACGAACCTTTAAAAGCCTTGGGTGCGGTCAAAGATTATCTAACCTCATCAGATCGTATACCACTGTTTTTACAGGGTGACACTTATGGGCTTTTAAAACTCTTTCCTTCTGATAGCATTGATTGTGTAATAACATCTCCGCCTTATTGGGGTCAAAGAGCTTACATTAATGGAGGAATTGGGCTTGAGGGTAAATGGGAAGACTATATTAATACTTTGCTTGCAATTTTTTCCGAACTTAAACGCATTCTTAAACCTACAGGCTCTTTTTGGCTAAATATCGGAGATGCGTATCAGCGTAAATCTCTAATTGGTATACCTTGGCGAGTTGCACTTGCAATGACCGATAGACAGGGTTGGCTTCTTCGCAACAATGTTATTTGGAATAAAGTAAAAGGCTCACCCGACAATGCGAAAGACAAGCTGCGAAACATATATGAACCTGTCTTCCATTTTGTCAAAACAAATCGCTACTTTTATGATGTTGATGCAATCCGCTCAAAGCCCAGACAAGCCAAAGTTGTGAATGGTTCCGTAGTTTCTGCGACGGGTGTTTCTGGTATACGCTATCGCCGACAAATTGAATTATCTACAGCACTTAACGAGTCCGAACGTACCAACGCACTAAAAGCTCTTAATGAAGTCTTAGAAGAAGTCCGCGTCGGTAAAATCTCTGATTTTCGCATGATTATTCGCGGTCAGCAACGAACCACGCATTCTGATTCGGCAAGAGTTTCTGGACGAGCCCGTGAACTCGCCGAACGCGGTTTCTACTTTCTCAGATATCACCCTAACGGCAGTAAACCCGGTGATGTTTGGGACATTATTCCGGAGGATACTCAAAAGCGAACACTGCACTTTGCACCGTACCCAGAAGATCTCTGTAAAATTCCAATTCTGGCAACCTGTCCAAAAGATGGCGTTGTCCTAGATCCATTTATGGGTACAGGTACAACAAACCTTGTTGCATTTCAACTAGAACGTAGATCGATTGGAATTGATATCTCAGATGAATACATTGCTGTTGCTCGTGAAAGGTGTGGACTGCTTCTATGA
- a CDS encoding glycosyltransferase: protein MGISNYRSSNDISVDRDRRFKATLVVLLVWGMVSLLHWRSDLQWLIVGLTALLSVQTVRMLMAKPISVASEDIAYLPTVSILVPAKNESAVLADLVHSLFQLNYPSDRLDIWIIDDGSTDATPQILSKLQTQFPTLQVHRRASKGGKAGALNAVFASTQGEIVLICDADALVPANFLGEIVPLFQDRAIGAVQVRKSISNADTNFLTRCQQMEMSCDCFLQIHRIAVAGMSELRGNGMLVRRELLEKCNGWNEDTGTEDLDLTFKLYLAGAELAFVTNPAIQEEGVTTWRNLWRQHCRWAEGGYQRYLDYFPQILTLGWAKEIDLLLFYLLQFLLPIGLIPDLIWTIFYSHYPILLPLQTLLSIILTVGFMAGVYQFQGIRGWSLLWATIQGSLYMIHWIPVMIVTTLSLCVKRERSPWIKTEHYGRTG, encoded by the coding sequence GTGGGAATAAGTAACTATCGGTCAAGTAATGATATTAGCGTCGATCGCGATCGTCGTTTCAAAGCAACTCTGGTAGTTTTACTTGTCTGGGGTATGGTGAGTTTGCTGCACTGGCGATCGGATTTGCAGTGGCTAATTGTAGGATTAACAGCACTCCTGTCCGTTCAAACGGTACGGATGCTGATGGCAAAACCGATTTCTGTGGCAAGCGAGGATATTGCTTATTTGCCCACCGTGTCGATTTTGGTTCCCGCGAAGAATGAAAGTGCAGTTTTAGCCGATTTAGTTCATAGCTTATTCCAATTGAATTATCCAAGCGATCGCCTAGATATTTGGATTATTGATGATGGCAGTACCGATGCAACCCCCCAGATTTTAAGCAAATTACAAACTCAATTTCCCACATTACAGGTGCATCGACGCGCATCGAAAGGCGGTAAAGCAGGGGCGCTAAATGCCGTTTTTGCCTCTACCCAAGGAGAGATTGTGCTAATTTGCGATGCCGATGCTCTGGTTCCTGCGAATTTCTTGGGGGAAATTGTACCCTTATTTCAGGATAGGGCGATCGGTGCGGTGCAAGTACGAAAAAGTATTTCTAATGCTGATACGAATTTCTTAACTCGCTGTCAGCAAATGGAAATGAGTTGTGATTGTTTTCTACAAATTCATCGCATTGCCGTTGCCGGAATGTCTGAGCTACGGGGTAATGGAATGTTAGTGCGTCGGGAACTACTAGAAAAATGTAACGGTTGGAACGAGGACACAGGCACAGAGGATCTGGATCTTACCTTTAAACTTTACCTGGCAGGCGCTGAACTTGCTTTTGTCACGAATCCAGCCATTCAGGAAGAAGGCGTAACTACTTGGAGAAATCTTTGGCGTCAACATTGCCGTTGGGCAGAAGGTGGCTATCAGCGTTATCTGGATTATTTCCCCCAAATCCTGACACTAGGTTGGGCGAAAGAAATTGATTTACTATTGTTTTATCTATTGCAATTTCTGCTCCCGATTGGGCTTATTCCTGACTTGATCTGGACAATATTTTACAGCCATTACCCGATTTTATTGCCACTGCAAACACTACTCAGCATCATTCTGACAGTAGGTTTTATGGCTGGCGTTTACCAATTTCAAGGTATACGAGGATGGTCTTTGCTTTGGGCAACAATTCAAGGCTCTCTCTACATGATACATTGGATTCCAGTGATGATTGTGACGACATTAAGTTTGTGCGTGAAACGAGAGCGATCGCCGTGGATAAAAACCGAACATTACGGTCGAACTGGTTAG
- a CDS encoding YybH family protein, translated as MTKQRQISHKCTQLLWSILLVLAIWNLPQCALADVSQQDINAIIRTREMAVQALNSRDFSKIEPYLHPNFTITTVDNRVFHKVQDFEKYWNQQFSSSIAKIAMEVKVDDPRRFLSPETAISYGDAIATFSFRDGNQATMAMRWTAVLQKFQEKWTIQSLHFSANLLDNPVLNGTQRIGRVMAIAAGVGGFLLGLIAMLLWRRWRKQPTERDSQ; from the coding sequence ATGACGAAACAGAGACAGATAAGCCATAAATGCACGCAGCTACTTTGGAGCATTTTGCTCGTGCTGGCAATTTGGAATTTGCCGCAATGCGCTCTGGCAGATGTCAGCCAACAGGACATTAATGCGATAATTCGCACGCGGGAGATGGCTGTGCAAGCTCTCAATTCTCGCGATTTTTCCAAAATTGAGCCTTACTTACATCCAAATTTCACGATTACAACGGTCGATAACCGCGTTTTCCATAAGGTGCAGGATTTTGAGAAGTACTGGAATCAGCAGTTTTCCAGTTCGATCGCAAAGATCGCAATGGAAGTTAAGGTGGACGATCCCAGAAGGTTCCTTTCCCCGGAGACGGCGATTTCTTACGGAGATGCGATCGCCACTTTTTCTTTCCGGGATGGCAATCAGGCTACGATGGCGATGCGGTGGACAGCAGTCCTGCAAAAGTTTCAGGAAAAATGGACGATCCAATCGCTGCATTTTTCTGCCAACTTACTGGATAATCCGGTACTGAACGGTACACAGCGCATAGGTCGCGTTATGGCGATCGCCGCAGGGGTAGGCGGCTTCCTGTTGGGGTTAATTGCAATGCTGCTGTGGCGTCGCTGGCGCAAACAACCAACGGAAAGAGATAGCCAGTAA